One window from the genome of Crassostrea angulata isolate pt1a10 chromosome 2, ASM2561291v2, whole genome shotgun sequence encodes:
- the LOC128170593 gene encoding uncharacterized protein LOC128170593, with protein sequence MSDNPVILVLDGTYVYLQKSGNFSFSRRSYSTHKHRPLVKPMMIVSTSGYIISVLGPYLADSKNSDAKILSHMIQTNVEDIRKWVEEDDIFIVDRGFRDAEALLDDLGIHVEMPSFLTRHSKQQSTEEANSTRFVTKLRWVVESVNGRLKTWNYLSRTIPNTQIPHIGDYVRIVSAICNKFRPDLSTGIEEEDVAMAAKMRFLANGVNELKDYVETSGLEKRSIRWKKIDSHDVVFPHLTEEEIRQLTLGVYQIRLAKSYAYEHFMEGRYEIFISDDFDGILCAKIQSRHISAKKYLLWIRHDDISIKSWFCKCKVGTRVVGMCAHITSVIWFLGLARHEESGVCGVRDWCSSVEDAAALPIDESESEEENEERCSITEEE encoded by the exons ATGTCAGATAATCCAGTCATTCTTGTACTCGATGGGACTTATGTATACCTCCAAAAAAGCGGAAACTTTTCTTTCTCACGTCGTTCCTACAGCACCCACAAACACCGGCCATTAGTTAAACCGATGATGATTGTATCAACTTCTGGATATATAATTTCTGTATTAGGTCCCTATCTGGCAGATTCCAAAAATTCCGATGCAAAGATCTTAAGTCACATGATCCAGACAAATGTAGAGGACATTAGGAAATGGGTAGAAGAAGACGATATTTTTATTGTCGACAGAGGTTTCAGAGACGCAGAAGCTTTGCTTGATGACTTGGGGATACATGTTGAAATGCCATCCTTTCTGACTCGTCATTCAAAGCAACAATCAACAGAAGAAGCCAATTCAACCAGATTTGTGACCAAG CTTAGATGGGTTGTCGAGTCAGTGAATGGCAGGCTCAAGACATGGAATTATTTGAGCAGGACCATCCCCAATACACAGATACCACATATTGGCGATTATGTCCGCATAGTAAGTGCAATCTGCAACAAGTTTAGACCAGACTTGAGCACTGGAATTGAGGAGGAAGATGTTGCCATGGCTGCAAAAATGCGATTTCTTGCAAACGGAGTGAATGAGTTAAAGGATTATGTTGAGACAAGTG gttTAGAGAAGCGGAGCATAAGATGGAAGAAGATAGACTCCCATGATGTAGTCTTCCCTCATTTGACAGAGGAGGAAATACGCCAGTTAACCTTAGGTGTGTACCAAATAAGATTGGCAAAGTCATATGCATATGAACATTTTATGGAAGGAAGGTATGAAATTTTCATCAGTGATGACTTTGATGGAATCCTGTGTGCCAAGATTCAAAGTAGACACATTTCCGCAAAGAAATACTTACTCTGGATAAGACATGATGATATCAGTATCAAATCTTGGTTTTGCAAATGTAAAGTTGGTACAAGAGTTGTGGGCATGTGTGCTCATATTACCAGTGTGATTTGGTTCTTGGGTCTTGCTCGTCATGAGGAGAGTGGTGTCTGTGGTGTGCGCGATTGGTGTAGTTCTGTTGAGGATGCTGCTGCACTCCCAATTGATGAATCAGAAAGTGaggaagaaaatgaagaaagatGTTCCATAACAGAAGAGGAGTGA